One segment of Proteus appendicitidis DNA contains the following:
- a CDS encoding pentapeptide repeat-containing protein: MNIVFTYLKAHLANDAAAAVDVADYHPSFKNLSFARRILNIKLTTAECSFCYKNKEQELNKTKAIEYKKLLEKLDGIEQKKTYHDKDIRHKDFKTLKNYHYEVIKENKNFSDYDLSNVDLNSVYLEGAKFINSDLRGTEICINDADFSNAKLDGAKIKFKNIKYMDKDFMDEKLIDNPAKKTIFNTLRSIDDKYSDIKIKLVKQLITEAKYHNNRYANSTHINSFLDYIFSKEYYLEDKEIKNSVESLLGKLTLNEDSKEKINPKYISLYLDIISKSFNDQEQSDFMLKNNGIFIKLMAVTLYHEKLDIQEKSRTLYEKYLKLEEVKPFFEMHKTDNNESVVWDSKGAGDNNIIIINENKTMVISYNELNKMLFADAKKADTKWNSFFLYNDKQFQEVNESNLYALFNKDFMIFKDNYNAFALIEKFNKLASNFGDYSEIFKFAFLDNYIQDYDRLSDRNNNEKTKMYSVLEKLIDIPKSNILMTSLKNEHYQQICDIFELNGLTDKEKSKYLLCLAIIFVKYASNDVFGLGDGSPRSLKFYAYALIRKANELNKKLMGYDYHDFVSDLLGNGYKSTETTGLFFRMRAYGEMHCASIFNKMMPSQWK, from the coding sequence ATGAATATAGTATTCACATATCTAAAGGCTCATCTGGCTAATGATGCTGCAGCTGCTGTTGATGTGGCAGATTATCATCCTTCTTTTAAAAATTTGAGTTTTGCAAGAAGGATATTGAATATAAAATTAACAACTGCTGAGTGTAGTTTTTGTTATAAAAATAAGGAACAAGAACTTAATAAAACTAAAGCCATTGAATACAAAAAACTGCTTGAAAAATTAGATGGAATTGAGCAAAAAAAAACATATCACGATAAAGATATTAGACATAAAGATTTTAAAACTTTAAAAAATTATCATTATGAAGTTATTAAAGAAAATAAGAATTTTTCAGATTATGATCTTTCTAATGTTGATTTAAATAGTGTATATCTGGAGGGGGCGAAATTTATAAATAGTGATTTGAGAGGAACTGAAATCTGTATAAATGATGCTGATTTTTCGAATGCCAAACTCGATGGTGCAAAAATAAAATTTAAGAATATAAAATATATGGATAAAGATTTTATGGATGAAAAACTAATCGATAATCCAGCTAAGAAAACAATATTTAATACGCTTAGAAGTATTGATGATAAATATTCGGATATTAAAATAAAGCTCGTTAAGCAGTTAATCACAGAAGCGAAGTATCATAATAATCGCTATGCAAATTCAACACATATTAATTCATTTTTAGATTACATTTTTTCAAAAGAATATTATTTGGAAGATAAAGAGATTAAAAATTCCGTTGAATCTTTGCTTGGTAAATTAACTTTGAATGAAGATAGTAAAGAAAAGATAAATCCAAAGTACATATCGTTATATCTGGATATTATTTCCAAGTCTTTTAATGATCAAGAACAGAGTGATTTCATGTTGAAAAATAATGGGATATTTATTAAGTTAATGGCAGTCACTCTTTATCATGAAAAATTAGATATCCAAGAAAAATCTAGAACTTTATATGAAAAATACCTTAAGTTGGAAGAGGTGAAACCTTTTTTTGAAATGCATAAAACGGATAATAATGAAAGTGTCGTTTGGGATAGTAAAGGAGCAGGCGATAATAATATTATCATTATTAATGAAAATAAAACGATGGTGATAAGCTATAATGAATTAAATAAAATGCTATTTGCCGACGCTAAAAAAGCGGATACAAAGTGGAATTCATTTTTCCTTTATAACGATAAACAGTTTCAGGAGGTTAATGAAAGCAATCTTTATGCTTTATTTAATAAAGACTTTATGATCTTTAAAGATAATTATAATGCTTTTGCTCTTATTGAGAAATTTAATAAACTAGCATCAAATTTTGGCGACTATAGTGAAATATTCAAATTTGCTTTCCTTGATAATTATATTCAGGATTATGACAGATTAAGTGATCGTAATAATAATGAGAAAACTAAAATGTATTCGGTTTTAGAAAAATTAATAGATATCCCAAAGAGCAATATTTTGATGACATCACTCAAAAATGAACATTATCAACAAATATGTGATATTTTTGAATTGAATGGGTTAACAGATAAAGAAAAGTCTAAATACTTACTGTGCCTTGCAATTATATTTGTTAAATATGCATCTAACGATGTATTTGGTCTAGGGGATGGGTCGCCTCGATCATTGAAATTCTATGCTTATGCATTAATACGT
- the budA gene encoding acetolactate decarboxylase, which produces MNDSFNYNMRDNSDIAPNKSDSCQCNQEIITNLNNYINKHPECTVYQNSLMSSLIAGVYDSDVTIADLLKQGDFGLGTFEQLDGELVAFDNNVFQLRSDGSARKALDSQKSPFAVMTFFNADIEHSFSYGASQQEIHNTINQYVPSDNLFCAIKITGEFELVKTRTVPRQEPPYLPMLKAIENQPVFTFHNETGTIAGFRSPQFTQGINVAGFHEHYINQQRQGGGHVLDYYLKKGTLQIGIISRLTIGLPSQSAFLQANLMPDDLHHAIEQAEN; this is translated from the coding sequence ATGAACGATAGTTTCAATTATAATATGCGAGATAATAGCGATATAGCCCCCAATAAAAGCGATAGTTGTCAATGTAACCAAGAAATAATAACCAATCTAAATAATTATATTAATAAACATCCCGAATGTACTGTTTATCAAAATTCATTAATGAGCAGTTTAATTGCTGGCGTTTATGATAGTGATGTGACTATTGCTGATTTATTAAAACAGGGTGATTTTGGTTTAGGTACCTTTGAGCAACTTGATGGTGAACTAGTTGCTTTTGATAATAACGTTTTCCAATTGCGTTCTGATGGTAGCGCCCGTAAAGCATTAGACTCTCAAAAATCCCCTTTTGCTGTGATGACCTTTTTTAATGCTGATATTGAACATTCATTTTCTTATGGTGCCTCACAACAAGAAATACATAATACAATCAATCAGTATGTTCCTTCCGATAATCTTTTTTGTGCAATTAAAATTACGGGTGAATTTGAATTAGTTAAAACACGCACAGTACCTCGCCAAGAGCCGCCCTACTTACCAATGCTAAAAGCTATCGAAAATCAACCTGTTTTCACCTTTCACAATGAAACAGGAACTATTGCTGGTTTTCGTTCCCCACAATTTACTCAAGGAATAAATGTTGCTGGTTTTCATGAACATTATATAAATCAACAACGCCAAGGTGGTGGTCACGTTCTCGATTACTACTTAAAAAAGGGCACATTACAAATCGGTATCATTTCCCGCCTTACCATTGGACTACCCAGTCAATCCGCTTTCCTTCAAGCTAACTTAATGCCAGACGATCTCCATCATGCAATAGAACAAGCCGAAAATTAA
- the alsS gene encoding acetolactate synthase AlsS: protein MNTPHWKCGADLVVKQLEQHGIKQVFGIPGAKIDRIFDSLVDSSIETVVVRHEANAAFMAAAVGRLTGKAGVAIATSGPGCSNLATGIATATSEGDPLVALGGSVKSSDRLKLVHQSMDTVTMFNPITKFCAEIDSSKSISETMANAFRHAESGRPGSAFLTFPMDILNNEVNSPILAPKSKPNMGSANNEAIQETVKLLLNAKSPVILLGLQASYPENALALQKLLDICPLPIVGTYQSAGTIAQRHFPLFAGRIGLFNNQPGDELLSHADLVITLGYSPIEYEPSLWNHNNANIIHIDEIPAEIDLAYCPDLELTGNIKLTIDNLTQHFTKHSTSQITLSDNTRQVLEKIRHQREILQQNNYFRHGSPIHPLTIIHEMQNIIDNDVTLCIDMGSFHIWLARYLYSFRARQMLISNGQQTMGVALPWGIGASFVRPSDKIISVSGDGGFMQSSMELETAVRLNTNILHIIWVDNAYNMVEMQEKEKYGRYSGVKFGAIDFKRYAESFGAKGFSVECASQLRSVLHEAMAVDGPAVLAIPVDYSDNAKLMEHIDYNLII, encoded by the coding sequence ATGAATACTCCTCATTGGAAATGTGGTGCAGATTTAGTCGTCAAACAATTAGAACAACATGGCATTAAACAAGTATTTGGTATTCCGGGTGCAAAGATCGATCGTATATTTGACTCTCTTGTCGATTCCAGTATTGAAACCGTGGTCGTTCGTCATGAAGCTAACGCCGCATTTATGGCAGCCGCAGTTGGGCGTTTAACAGGTAAAGCGGGAGTCGCTATCGCAACATCTGGCCCAGGATGTTCTAATCTTGCAACTGGCATCGCAACAGCAACATCTGAAGGTGATCCATTAGTAGCATTGGGAGGATCAGTAAAATCTTCAGATAGATTAAAATTGGTTCATCAAAGCATGGATACTGTTACCATGTTTAATCCTATAACTAAATTTTGTGCTGAAATTGATTCCTCAAAATCAATTTCTGAAACCATGGCTAATGCCTTTCGTCATGCGGAATCAGGAAGACCAGGCTCGGCTTTTTTAACGTTTCCAATGGATATTTTAAATAACGAAGTTAATAGCCCAATATTAGCACCTAAATCAAAACCCAATATGGGTAGTGCAAATAATGAGGCTATCCAAGAAACCGTTAAATTACTTCTAAATGCTAAAAGCCCGGTTATTTTATTAGGGCTACAAGCGAGCTACCCAGAAAATGCATTAGCATTACAAAAGCTACTTGATATTTGCCCGCTGCCGATTGTAGGTACTTATCAATCAGCAGGAACAATAGCGCAACGCCATTTCCCTTTATTTGCCGGTCGTATCGGTTTATTTAACAACCAACCCGGTGATGAGTTATTATCTCACGCTGATTTAGTGATTACCTTAGGTTATAGCCCTATCGAATATGAACCTTCATTGTGGAATCACAATAACGCCAATATTATTCATATTGATGAAATTCCAGCTGAAATCGATTTAGCTTACTGCCCTGATTTAGAATTAACCGGCAATATCAAATTAACGATTGATAATTTAACTCAGCATTTTACTAAACATTCTACATCACAAATAACACTCTCAGATAATACTCGTCAGGTTTTAGAAAAAATACGCCACCAAAGAGAAATTCTGCAACAAAATAATTATTTTCGTCATGGTTCTCCTATTCACCCTTTAACCATCATCCATGAGATGCAAAATATTATTGATAACGATGTCACTCTCTGTATTGATATGGGAAGTTTTCATATTTGGCTCGCTCGTTATCTTTATAGTTTTAGAGCAAGACAAATGTTGATTTCTAATGGGCAACAAACAATGGGTGTGGCATTACCTTGGGGTATTGGTGCTTCTTTTGTTCGTCCTTCTGACAAAATTATTTCTGTTTCTGGTGATGGTGGCTTTATGCAATCATCCATGGAATTAGAAACTGCGGTTCGTTTAAATACAAATATCCTACATATTATCTGGGTGGATAACGCTTATAATATGGTCGAAATGCAAGAAAAGGAAAAATATGGTCGTTATTCTGGTGTGAAATTTGGCGCAATTGATTTTAAACGTTACGCGGAATCCTTCGGAGCTAAAGGGTTTTCTGTTGAATGTGCTTCTCAATTACGTAGCGTTTTACATGAAGCAATGGCTGTTGATGGTCCTGCTGTTCTTGCTATTCCTGTCGATTATAGTGATAACGCTAAATTAATGGAACATATTGATTATAATTTGATTATTTAG
- a CDS encoding tetratricopeptide repeat protein, with the protein MSRKIKNILIFLSLIIVVLGLYFKKDKVEPMSDEAGRNTEYALTPIDGDQSLVEKKATLEALEKLAKTGNKEAIYQYLNSPDSPKRSLKTEALIQPFIESKDPKMMYLKYTLIREDINLLLDAANANYPDAVYLLYQIYNGDKESDLLRKDALLAEVYLTLSADLDHQDGLIKKIEELTQNNSNNLPYFSETLKKYIDKLLEKYPDSYQAMLTVANVYSNSKSCFYDPNKAFELVRSAYKIQQSPESKLSLAKLYANGEGTVQDLKKAVDLLQENIRDNKLLEESQYTLARIYFEFDISEYITKEHIVDILKESLNKNKANTFNQDYRLAHYYADILLDQDAIKNNEYAFSLYKKASYYTYAAYLHQAIAIIKYKNRINNDVFIYVIKALEDDLENGVLTKKERKEGYDLLFKYGMNSPRVIDFIVERALSDEGVRTQIQPLLNKNINLAFKYTIRNIIYENSAQTINEEKLRKYYKDIFKLAELGSSDAMQFIVTTRYVDENMPGRLYQDYNFDNLTNITTKERFAWRHKCADLGNNICLKDLSLIYQDGKDGIQKDTIKAQEYEKRISIDLSSPELELYEIVTRTREGRDNDLNRLMKQEESDRKLLELARFYSYEDRQKSFIYAEKAYNLGNKKASEYLYNYYMENICKDKDNINKATNYFKEWIETEKPRSNEFTYNSARIIADYYLEAPCSIEKNLDKAIEWYQLSLGYPFGIDSRIYTELNKMYSNGVDNVSQDPAVNMYVSALKNHNDYVIDMNIRLGKMSFAEPSFSKLYEAYLFKGDAKEAYYYGLLLNRDVNNVAMFYSLSESERKNIETRVAEYLNQNKQ; encoded by the coding sequence ATGTCTCGTAAAATAAAAAATATACTTATATTTCTTTCATTAATTATTGTTGTTTTAGGTTTATATTTCAAAAAAGACAAAGTTGAACCAATGTCAGATGAAGCGGGTAGAAATACAGAATATGCATTAACACCTATTGATGGCGATCAGTCATTGGTAGAAAAAAAGGCGACACTTGAAGCGTTAGAAAAACTCGCTAAGACAGGAAATAAAGAGGCTATATATCAATATTTAAATAGTCCAGATTCCCCGAAGAGATCACTAAAAACAGAAGCTCTTATACAGCCTTTTATTGAAAGTAAAGATCCCAAAATGATGTATTTAAAATATACATTAATAAGAGAAGATATTAATCTACTTCTTGATGCGGCAAATGCAAATTATCCGGATGCGGTATATCTTCTTTATCAAATTTATAATGGCGATAAAGAGAGCGATCTTCTCAGGAAAGATGCCTTATTAGCTGAAGTATATTTAACGTTATCGGCAGATTTGGATCATCAAGATGGATTAATTAAAAAAATTGAGGAGTTAACTCAGAATAATAGCAATAATTTACCATACTTTAGTGAAACACTTAAAAAATATATAGATAAACTATTAGAAAAATATCCTGATTCTTATCAAGCGATGCTAACCGTTGCTAATGTTTATTCAAATTCCAAAAGTTGCTTTTATGATCCTAATAAAGCCTTTGAGCTAGTAAGGTCTGCTTATAAAATACAACAGTCTCCAGAAAGTAAACTAAGCCTTGCTAAGCTATATGCTAATGGTGAGGGAACAGTACAAGATTTGAAAAAAGCGGTTGATTTATTACAAGAAAATATAAGAGATAATAAATTATTAGAAGAGAGTCAATATACATTAGCCCGCATCTATTTTGAGTTTGATATTTCAGAATATATTACAAAAGAGCACATTGTTGATATTTTAAAAGAGAGTCTGAATAAAAATAAAGCTAACACATTTAACCAAGATTATCGCCTCGCACACTATTACGCCGATATACTTTTAGACCAAGATGCCATTAAAAATAACGAATATGCTTTTTCATTATATAAAAAAGCAAGTTATTACACCTATGCCGCTTATCTTCACCAAGCCATTGCAATCATAAAATATAAAAATAGAATAAATAATGATGTTTTTATTTATGTCATTAAAGCGTTAGAAGATGATTTAGAAAATGGGGTACTCACTAAAAAAGAGCGAAAAGAAGGTTATGATCTTCTTTTTAAATATGGAATGAATTCTCCAAGAGTGATTGATTTTATTGTTGAACGTGCTTTGTCTGACGAAGGAGTCAGAACGCAAATTCAACCCCTATTAAATAAAAATATCAATTTGGCGTTTAAATATACAATAAGAAATATTATTTATGAAAACTCTGCCCAAACGATTAATGAAGAAAAATTAAGAAAATATTATAAAGATATTTTTAAATTGGCTGAATTAGGTTCTTCTGATGCGATGCAATTTATTGTCACAACAAGATATGTTGATGAAAATATGCCTGGAAGACTTTATCAAGATTATAATTTTGATAATTTAACCAATATTACTACTAAAGAACGTTTTGCTTGGCGTCATAAGTGTGCAGATTTGGGGAATAATATTTGCTTAAAAGATTTATCTTTAATTTATCAAGATGGTAAAGATGGCATTCAAAAAGATACGATAAAAGCACAAGAATATGAAAAACGTATTAGTATCGATTTATCTAGCCCTGAATTAGAATTGTATGAAATAGTGACAAGAACTCGCGAGGGAAGAGATAACGATCTTAATCGTTTAATGAAACAAGAAGAGAGTGATAGGAAACTACTTGAATTAGCAAGGTTTTATTCTTATGAAGATCGCCAAAAAAGTTTTATCTATGCTGAAAAAGCTTATAATTTAGGAAATAAAAAAGCGAGCGAATATCTTTATAACTACTATATGGAAAACATTTGCAAAGATAAAGATAATATCAATAAAGCAACAAACTATTTTAAAGAGTGGATAGAAACAGAAAAACCTCGTAGTAACGAATTTACCTATAATAGCGCTAGAATAATTGCTGACTATTATTTAGAGGCGCCTTGTTCAATAGAGAAAAACTTAGATAAAGCCATTGAGTGGTATCAATTGTCTTTAGGTTATCCATTCGGTATAGATAGTCGCATATACACTGAATTAAATAAAATGTACTCCAATGGGGTGGATAACGTAAGTCAAGATCCTGCGGTAAATATGTATGTTTCTGCGCTAAAAAATCATAATGATTATGTAATAGATATGAATATCAGATTAGGAAAAATGAGTTTTGCAGAGCCTTCTTTTTCAAAACTCTATGAAGCATATCTGTTTAAAGGTGATGCTAAAGAAGCATACTATTATGGTTTATTACTGAATAGGGATGTAAATAATGTCGCTATGTTTTATTCTTTATCAGAGAGTGAGCGTAAAAATATTGAGACTCGTGTCGCTGAGTATTTAAATCAAAATAAACAGTAG
- a CDS encoding PPC domain-containing DNA-binding protein: protein MLQSSHLSSHARFIALRLLPNEDVIMALRQIIKEQNLKSAFIAGCVGSLTDVVLRFAGREENRYLTGKFEIVSLIGTLDDQGEHLHLAVSDENGLMCGGHMMPGCTVRTTLELVIGELEQVTFSRQPCEHSGYEELVITPRK from the coding sequence ATGCTACAATCATCTCATCTTTCTTCTCATGCTCGATTTATTGCTCTTCGCCTTCTCCCTAATGAAGATGTGATTATGGCATTACGACAGATTATTAAAGAACAAAATCTGAAATCAGCATTTATTGCGGGTTGTGTGGGCAGTTTAACAGATGTGGTATTACGCTTTGCAGGTCGTGAAGAAAATCGCTATCTTACGGGTAAATTTGAAATTGTTTCACTCATTGGAACATTAGACGACCAAGGTGAACATTTGCATTTAGCCGTCTCCGATGAAAATGGATTAATGTGTGGTGGACATATGATGCCTGGCTGTACAGTGCGCACAACGCTAGAACTCGTTATTGGTGAGTTAGAGCAAGTGACTTTTAGCCGTCAGCCTTGTGAACACTCTGGTTATGAGGAGCTGGTCATCACACCGCGTAAATAG
- a CDS encoding ECF transporter S component: protein MSTTPLISSRTLVLIVVSIAINMIGGQITSMVKLPIFLDSIGTLICALLGGPWVALFAGLLTNLLWGLISGPMAAAFAPVAMMIGLSAGLLARAGGFRSLIRVIGSGIIITLALMIVAVPIRTYLFGGATGSGADFFVAYFHAVGEGLIESVAITVLGANLADKILSAIIAWLLVRQLPQRTQRNFPAMAKVR, encoded by the coding sequence ATGTCTACAACGCCTCTAATTTCGAGCCGTACTCTTGTGCTCATTGTTGTTTCTATTGCAATAAATATGATCGGTGGTCAAATCACCTCAATGGTCAAACTTCCTATCTTTTTAGACTCTATCGGCACACTGATTTGTGCCTTATTAGGTGGCCCATGGGTTGCATTATTTGCTGGATTATTAACTAACCTATTATGGGGATTAATTAGTGGTCCAATGGCTGCCGCATTTGCTCCTGTTGCTATGATGATAGGATTAAGTGCAGGCTTATTGGCTCGTGCCGGTGGCTTTCGCTCGTTAATTCGCGTTATTGGCTCAGGCATTATTATTACTTTAGCGTTAATGATTGTCGCCGTTCCAATTCGTACTTATTTATTCGGTGGTGCAACCGGCAGTGGCGCAGATTTCTTTGTTGCTTATTTTCATGCTGTGGGTGAAGGGCTTATTGAGTCTGTTGCCATTACCGTATTAGGTGCAAATCTTGCCGATAAAATATTATCAGCGATTATTGCTTGGTTATTAGTGCGTCAATTACCACAAAGAACACAGCGCAACTTCCCTGCAATGGCTAAGGTGCGCTGA
- a CDS encoding energy-coupling factor transporter transmembrane component T, with translation MHPFTSLALWLWLSASVLFLSLSLPLLIISSGTFISLLLWKASRWRWRFIAWLMIPMAIGLWLVHGGWLAYWLTGGILDTSKQTMAITLWLRLLAIISGAQLWLQYTSTEQFIRALFASRLPMSLSYLLAGPLLLVEQLRQQLHNIREAQLARGVPLDGSFWQRLITLPAIILPLISHVLSDLTIRSAALDMRGFRIIAKRTTLSPPVDTPLQEMLRYFILLLIFVEGVIWLW, from the coding sequence ATGCATCCCTTTACCTCATTGGCATTATGGCTTTGGCTAAGTGCTAGTGTGCTTTTTTTATCTTTAAGCTTACCACTGCTGATTATCAGCAGTGGTACTTTTATTAGCTTATTACTTTGGAAAGCCTCTCGCTGGCGTTGGCGCTTTATTGCGTGGTTGATGATCCCCATGGCAATAGGCTTATGGTTAGTTCATGGCGGTTGGCTTGCTTATTGGTTAACAGGTGGCATTTTAGATACCAGTAAACAAACGATGGCAATAACGCTATGGCTAAGATTATTAGCAATAATAAGCGGCGCTCAATTGTGGTTACAGTACACTTCAACCGAACAATTTATTAGAGCCTTATTTGCTAGCCGTCTACCTATGAGTCTTTCCTATTTATTAGCAGGACCTTTGTTACTTGTAGAACAATTGCGCCAGCAATTGCACAATATAAGAGAAGCACAATTAGCGCGAGGGGTCCCTCTTGATGGTTCATTCTGGCAACGCCTAATAACATTGCCTGCCATTATCTTGCCACTTATTAGCCATGTATTAAGTGATTTAACTATTCGTAGTGCTGCATTAGATATGCGAGGATTCCGTATTATTGCAAAACGAACCACCCTTTCTCCTCCTGTCGATACACCATTACAAGAGATGTTACGCTATTTTATTTTACTGCTTATCTTTGTTGAAGGAGTTATTTGGCTATGGTAA
- a CDS encoding energy-coupling factor ABC transporter ATP-binding protein: protein MVINLQQFSFSPKGDEQPIIGPIDLQLKQGEWLVVFGGNGSGKSLLAQLLAGWHPDLLTGSVQGLGIVQNIALDKSRLVSLAPGRQLVQQSPQLQLSGCAFTVEQEIAFGPENLGLSENEVRFRVKEAMILTQCDSLRFRHPSTLSGGEAQRVVIASALAMHPKLLLLDEAFSRLTPNATQQLQQRIKRYAQEHKCSVIIFERNLLPAITLSEQFLLLEAGKTKATGTLEDIFPFLFATINAPDAWLALNWLIENHHWNKNIVNNDKALLKAFKEFYVTA from the coding sequence ATGGTAATAAATCTTCAACAATTTAGTTTTTCCCCTAAAGGCGACGAGCAACCTATTATTGGCCCTATTGATCTGCAATTAAAACAAGGCGAATGGCTTGTTGTTTTCGGAGGAAATGGCAGTGGAAAAAGTCTTCTAGCTCAACTACTAGCAGGTTGGCATCCCGATTTATTAACTGGCTCAGTGCAAGGTTTGGGAATTGTACAAAATATTGCACTAGATAAAAGCCGATTAGTCTCTCTAGCCCCCGGTAGACAACTCGTTCAACAATCTCCTCAATTACAACTTTCAGGTTGTGCTTTTACCGTAGAGCAAGAGATTGCTTTTGGCCCTGAAAATTTAGGCTTAAGTGAGAATGAAGTTCGATTTCGCGTAAAAGAAGCAATGATATTAACGCAATGTGACAGCCTGCGTTTTCGCCACCCTTCTACACTTTCAGGTGGAGAAGCCCAGCGTGTTGTCATTGCAAGCGCCCTTGCCATGCACCCTAAATTATTATTGCTTGATGAAGCATTTAGTCGTTTAACACCTAATGCAACACAACAATTACAGCAACGTATTAAGCGGTACGCACAAGAGCACAAATGTAGTGTGATTATTTTTGAACGCAATTTATTGCCCGCAATAACACTTAGTGAACAATTTTTATTGTTAGAAGCCGGAAAAACAAAAGCAACAGGCACCTTAGAAGATATATTTCCTTTCTTATTTGCAACAATTAATGCTCCTGATGCATGGCTAGCGTTAAATTGGTTAATTGAAAACCATCATTGGAACAAAAATATTGTAAATAACGATAAAGCTTTACTTAAGGCTTTTAAGGAGTTTTATGTTACAGCTTGA
- a CDS encoding energy-coupling factor ABC transporter ATP-binding protein has protein sequence MLQLDKVTYRWDEDVPPCISQLSLTLNQGEWITLVGDNGAGKSTLLRLIAGLLTPNEGEIKLNNQLLSQMKAQQRAQYIGVLFQEPERQIFHNTVEKEVSFGLKQRKFSKEEIKKRLDETLMLCGLSNVADVHPLDLHAGQRRMVAVASLSILSPQILLLDEPTRDFDAHWLTCFENWLQVQKTLGTSVLAISHDLDFTARHFQRVIHLSSGELIADGAPENVLMSSTLQSLSDIPAPTLYSLSQKLKLPIKNNPVEWAKMLIKNK, from the coding sequence ATGTTACAGCTTGATAAAGTCACTTATCGTTGGGATGAAGATGTTCCCCCTTGTATTTCCCAATTATCTTTAACGTTAAATCAAGGTGAATGGATAACACTCGTTGGTGATAATGGTGCGGGGAAATCAACCCTATTACGTTTAATTGCTGGATTGTTAACGCCTAATGAAGGAGAGATAAAACTCAATAATCAGTTATTATCTCAAATGAAAGCACAGCAACGCGCCCAATATATTGGTGTATTATTTCAAGAGCCTGAACGACAAATATTTCATAACACAGTAGAAAAAGAAGTCTCTTTTGGTCTGAAACAACGTAAGTTTTCTAAAGAAGAGATTAAAAAACGTTTAGATGAAACATTAATGCTTTGTGGTTTAAGTAATGTCGCTGATGTTCACCCTTTAGATTTACACGCAGGTCAACGTAGAATGGTTGCCGTCGCAAGTTTAAGTATTTTATCACCTCAAATATTATTGCTTGATGAACCGACTCGTGATTTCGATGCGCATTGGCTAACTTGCTTTGAGAACTGGCTTCAGGTGCAAAAAACATTAGGTACATCTGTGCTTGCGATTAGCCATGATCTTGATTTTACAGCACGTCATTTTCAGCGAGTTATCCATTTATCTTCAGGAGAATTAATTGCTGATGGTGCACCTGAAAACGTATTAATGAGTTCAACTCTGCAATCCCTTTCAGATATACCCGCACCGACGTTATACTCATTAAGTCAGAAATTAAAATTACCAATAAAAAACAATCCGGTAGAATGGGCTAAAATGTTAATTAAAAATAAATAG
- a CDS encoding DedA family protein, producing the protein MEIIHTLLDSLGHLSPITLFLSITLITAGKSTIGISSFLPPASLMLIFIFGACLPLYSPIFLWLATSLGALLGSILSYELGRSIYRFPRLKAWVMRYQSKINRVQQLLKNKTYYILFISRFLAVFRYLTPFSAGLLKLPLYGIYITSAISALIWSAIFVLIATGVLSIAL; encoded by the coding sequence ATGGAAATTATTCACACTCTATTAGACTCATTGGGTCATTTATCTCCTATTACACTGTTTCTTTCCATTACATTAATCACGGCAGGAAAATCGACTATTGGTATTTCTTCATTTTTGCCACCAGCATCTTTGATGTTGATCTTTATTTTTGGTGCCTGCTTACCTCTTTATTCACCTATCTTTCTTTGGTTAGCAACCAGCCTTGGTGCCTTATTAGGTTCAATTTTAAGCTATGAATTAGGGCGTTCAATTTATCGATTTCCTCGACTTAAAGCATGGGTTATGCGTTATCAATCAAAAATAAATCGAGTTCAACAATTATTAAAAAATAAAACGTACTATATTTTATTTATTTCTCGATTCCTTGCTGTGTTTCGTTATTTAACGCCCTTTAGTGCTGGTTTATTAAAACTACCTCTCTACGGTATTTACATTACTAGTGCTATTTCTGCATTAATTTGGTCAGCGATATTTGTGCTGATTGCGACAGGCGTCCTTTCTATTGCTTTATAA